From Rana temporaria chromosome 7, aRanTem1.1, whole genome shotgun sequence, the proteins below share one genomic window:
- the PSMD6 gene encoding 26S proteasome non-ATPase regulatory subunit 6: MPLENLEEEGLPKNPDLRIAQLKFLLGLPDTRSDVRLRAELMEAVTGNNMAPYYEGLCKQLDWQVDTDLLNKMKKANEEELKRLDDQLEDAEKNLGESEIRDAMMARAEYLCRIGDKEGALTAFRKTYDKTVALGHRLDIVFYLLRIGLFYMDNDLITRNTEKARSLIEEGGDWDRRNRLKVYQGLYCVAIRDFKQAAELFLDTVSTFTSYELMDYKTFVTYTVYVSMIALDRPDLREKVIKGAEILEVLHSLPTVRQYLFSLYECRYSVFFQSLAAVEQEMKKDWLFAPHYRYYVREMRIQAYSQLLESYRSLTLGYMAEAFGVGVEFIDQELSRFIAAGRLHCKIDKVNGIVETNRPDSKNWQYQETIKKGDLLLNRVQKLSRVINM; this comes from the exons ATGCCGCTAGAGAACCTGGAAGAAGAGGGTCTGCCCAAGAACCCCGACCTCCGCATCGCCCAGCTCAAGTTCCTGCTCGGCCTGCCTGACACCCGCAGTGATGTGCGGCTCCGCGCCGAGCTCATGGAGGCCGTCACCGGCAACA ACATGGCTCCTTATTATGAGGGTCTCTGCAAGCAGCTGGACTGGCAGGTGGATACAGACCTGCTCAATAAGATGAAGAAGGCCAATGAAGAGGAGCTGAAGAGGCTGGACGATCAACTGGAGGATGCAGAGAAAAATCTGGGCGAGAGTGAGATCCGAGATGCCATGATGGCACGAGCAGAGTACCTGTGCAGGATTGGTGACAAG GAGGGGGCTCTCACAGCATTCAGAAAGACCTACGATAAGACGGTTGCTCTCGGCCATCGCTTAGATATCGTGTTCTACCTGCTGAGAATTGGCTTGTTTTACATGGATAATGACCTGATTACAAGGAACACAGAGAAAGCTCGCAG CCTCATAGAGGAAGGTGGTGACTGGGATCGCAGGAATCGTCTGAAGGTTTATCAAGGTCTGTACTGCGTAGCCATACGTGACTTCAAACAAGCAGCAGAGCTCTTCCTGGACACCGTGTCCACATTTACATCCTACGAGCTTATGGATTACAAGACCTTTGTTACATATACAGTCTATGTCAGTATGATTGCACTGGACCGGCCTGATCTCAGAGAGAAG GTCATCAAAGGAGCAGAAATCCTAGAAGTGTTGCACAGTTTGCCCACAGTCAGGCAGTATCTCTTCTCATTATATGAGTGCCGCTATTCTGTCTTCTTCCAGTCACTTG CTGCTGTGGAACAGGAAATGAAGAAGGACTGGCTCTTTGCCCCTCATTACCGGTATTATGTGCGAGAGATGAGGATCCAGGCCTACAGTCAGCTTTTGGAGTCTTACCGGTCGCTCACACTCGGTTACATGGCTGAAGCCTTTGGGGTTGGAGTAGAATTCATAGATCA GGAGCTCTCCAGGTTTATTGCTGCTGGTAGACTGCACTGCAAGATAGATAAAGTGAATGGGATTGTAGAAACTAACAG GCCGGACAGCAAGAACTGGCAGTATCAGGAGACCATAAAGAAAGGAGATTTATTACTGAACAGAGTGCAGAAGCTGTCCCGTGTAATTAACATGTGA